The Candidatus Tumulicola sp. region ACGTAGCAGAGGCATCGAGTCTTTTCATCGCTTCGGGCACCGTCGACTCAGTGGAGACGAGCGTTGCAGTATCGATCGGAAACAGCGCGTTACCATCGATAATTCGGATGCGAATCCAGCGTGCCCGAGACGGTAAAAACAACACCGTTTGGGATCCCGGATCGCTGGAATCAGCGACGCGGTAGATCAGCGCCTCGTTACGAACCTCACGCCACGTTGACCGGTCGTCTGAGATCGCGACGTCGACGCGATCGAAATACGTGTTACGCGGAGTGTCGATCGAGACGCCGGAGTAGAGCGTCCCGCTGTTGCCGGCATCGACGAGTGCTTCGGTGTAGCGGCCCGGCACGAATCCCGCGTCGCTGAGGATTGCCTGCCGCGCCGGAATCGCTGCGCATTGAGGATCCACGACATAGGGCGTTTCATTCCCTCGATCGTCGATGACACGCAGATCGTCGTAGTTGCCGTCGGGGCCAGACTCGATTTGCTGCGGTAACTCGAGCAACGCCCAGCTGGGCCGCTCGCGAGGTGCGATTGCGATCGCACGAGCGGTATTCGCCGAAAGGACGCCGGCGAAGAGCACGGCGCCGATCACGGCTGCGGCTCCTCTGCGGGTAGGCGGCGCTGATAGGCATACGAGACGCCGATCAACGCGACACCCACGAGCACGGCCGAGATAACGCGGTAACCAAGATCCAAGAACGAGAGATCGAGCAGTACTACTTTGCCCGCCGTCAGGATGATAAGACCGAGTCCCTCCCAGCGCATGAACGAGTCACGTTTGTAGAGGCCGCAGCCGATAAGAATCGCGGCAAAGATCGCCCACAAAATTGAGAGTGTGGCGCTCGAAGCTTGCAATGTTCCGCCGTAATAGGCTACGGAGTTCCACGCCTCAGCCGACAGCGCGAGCAGAGCAATCGCGTGGCTGGCCGTGCGGAGCGTCCGCACGATCGTTGCGTCGTACTCCGACGTGCCGACGACATCGATGGCTCGTGCGATTGCGTACGTCGCGACAAAGGCTGCGGCGCACGCA contains the following coding sequences:
- a CDS encoding DUF3999 family protein; the encoded protein is MIGAVLFAGVLSANTARAIAIAPRERPSWALLELPQQIESGPDGNYDDLRVIDDRGNETPYVVDPQCAAIPARQAILSDAGFVPGRYTEALVDAGNSGTLYSGVSIDTPRNTYFDRVDVAISDDRSTWREVRNEALIYRVADSSDPGSQTVLFLPSRARWIRIRIIDGNALFPIDTATLVSTESTVPEAMKRLDASATSAWRDEDRTSVVTLDLGTPNTRIARIRFRTTQAEFSRDVSIQTSNDGEHWDFAGGGPIKRFADGAPVLDVSIPEAGARYVRAEVANGNDAPLPNLSVSIFGPRRVIVFVARSGSSYALTRSTHAQAPTYDLGTLLEHDNPRAFATARLAGITSERSPGLRAGIPQPLIWTLAFAMAIVTLGAVTVGALRPRS